A window of Hymenobacter aerilatus contains these coding sequences:
- a CDS encoding SusC/RagA family TonB-linked outer membrane protein has protein sequence MRHSILSAALVACTVATSYAQTRSLTGRVVAADSNEPLIGVTVLVKGTTTGTVTDNEGNFTLAVPGNQAATLVIRYLGYKEQEVTPGPDQARLNIQLAPDQAALDEVVVIGYGTVKKRDLTGSVYSVKSDDIVQTPTHNAVEALQGRVPGADITRASGAAGAGSNILIRGTRSINGANNGPLVVIDGFQGGNISDINPNDIESIEVLKDASSTAIYGAQGANGVLIVTTKRGAAGKVRVAYNGYYGVNDYRFPASRIREDYLNLRREAWRTTGDWNSPADDPTIFPDPGEYAAVQAGQWVDWVDLVKNRGSQQSHAISLRGGSDNTKVFTSLGYFREEGMLSNNNYNRYNARLNLDQTISKVFKVGLLSQVNYYKQNDRRSPLGQATSLSPLGVPYNEQGEINQFPIAADQARISPLADERTPFVARDNTIRTNVIANAYLEVKPLEGLSFRSNFGTNIDFRRRGIYDDRTSLGQANTRTSVASTQNTFDRFFNWDNVLTYSREIGKHSVTLTGLTSYIQSDVDVTFASGTNQLLASQLFYDLSSTSTAITRNITSPYVGSNNMAYAARVNYSFAGKYLLTASGRYDGASRLAAGNKWDFFPSVALGWNIADEVFLKDVTKLTQLKLRASYGVSGNYSIAPYGTQSVLFANPRLALGDVPAQTYQFLPTVGNPNLGWEKSATLDLGLDFGLFGNRLTGTFDYYDTRTSDILLLRPLPISSGVSNVYENIGATRNRGVELAITSQNIANDNFKWSTTLTFTRNKEEITKLIDGRDIIATSGPETNSLLLGRPIRSFYTYEKLGIWQTSEADEAARYKVGNYTFQPGDIKLADLNGDFVIDANDQKYIGSTVPKWVAGLQNNFSYRGFDLNVFAVARYGQMINAQFLGRYNPAGSGNGPAIIDYWTPENPSNDFPRPRRGTSLSSYAGYTGYQALNFIDGSFFKIRTLTLGYNIPKTIAGKALLENARVYVTGSNLLVLSKSRLIKDYDPERGGDESTPLSRQIVVGVNLGF, from the coding sequence ATGCGGCATAGTATCCTTTCGGCAGCGCTGGTAGCCTGCACAGTGGCAACCAGTTACGCGCAGACCCGCAGCCTCACCGGCCGGGTAGTAGCAGCCGACAGCAACGAGCCACTTATTGGTGTTACGGTGCTGGTGAAAGGCACCACCACTGGCACCGTTACCGACAATGAAGGCAACTTCACCCTGGCCGTGCCGGGCAACCAGGCGGCTACGCTGGTAATTCGCTACCTGGGCTACAAAGAGCAGGAGGTGACGCCCGGCCCCGACCAGGCCCGCCTCAACATCCAGCTGGCTCCCGACCAGGCCGCGCTAGACGAGGTGGTAGTCATTGGCTACGGCACCGTAAAAAAGCGCGACCTCACGGGTTCAGTATACTCGGTGAAGTCTGACGATATTGTGCAGACGCCTACCCACAACGCGGTGGAGGCCCTGCAAGGTCGTGTGCCCGGCGCCGACATCACGCGCGCTTCGGGCGCGGCCGGCGCGGGCTCCAACATCCTGATTCGGGGTACGCGCTCCATCAATGGCGCCAACAACGGCCCGCTGGTGGTGATTGACGGCTTCCAGGGCGGTAACATCAGCGACATCAACCCCAATGACATTGAGAGCATTGAGGTGCTGAAAGATGCGTCGTCGACGGCCATCTACGGGGCGCAGGGTGCCAACGGCGTATTGATTGTGACCACCAAGCGTGGCGCGGCCGGCAAGGTGCGCGTGGCCTACAACGGCTACTACGGCGTAAACGACTACCGCTTCCCGGCCTCGCGCATCCGCGAAGACTACCTGAACCTGCGCCGGGAAGCTTGGCGCACCACCGGCGACTGGAACAGCCCCGCCGACGACCCAACCATCTTCCCCGACCCCGGCGAGTACGCCGCCGTGCAGGCCGGGCAGTGGGTAGACTGGGTGGACCTGGTGAAAAACCGCGGCTCGCAGCAAAGCCACGCCATCTCGTTGCGCGGTGGCTCCGATAACACCAAAGTGTTTACGTCGCTGGGCTACTTCCGCGAGGAAGGCATGCTCAGCAACAATAACTACAACCGCTACAACGCCCGCCTGAACCTCGACCAGACCATCAGCAAGGTGTTTAAGGTAGGGCTACTGAGCCAGGTAAACTACTACAAGCAGAACGACCGCCGCAGCCCGCTGGGCCAGGCTACCTCGTTGAGCCCGTTGGGTGTGCCCTACAATGAACAGGGTGAAATCAACCAGTTTCCGATTGCCGCCGACCAGGCCCGCATCAGTCCCTTGGCCGACGAGCGCACGCCCTTCGTGGCCCGCGACAACACCATTCGCACCAACGTGATTGCCAACGCCTACCTGGAGGTGAAGCCGCTGGAAGGGTTGAGCTTCCGCTCGAACTTCGGCACCAACATCGACTTCCGGCGGCGCGGCATCTACGACGACCGCACTTCCCTGGGCCAGGCCAACACCCGCACCTCGGTGGCCTCCACGCAAAACACCTTTGACCGCTTTTTTAACTGGGACAACGTCCTGACTTACTCGCGTGAGATTGGCAAGCACTCCGTCACGCTGACGGGCTTGACCAGCTACATCCAGAGCGACGTAGATGTCACCTTTGCCAGCGGCACTAACCAGCTGCTGGCCTCGCAGCTGTTCTACGACCTCAGCTCCACGAGCACGGCCATCACGCGTAATATCACGTCGCCCTACGTGGGCTCCAATAACATGGCCTATGCGGCCCGCGTGAACTACAGCTTTGCTGGCAAATACCTGCTCACAGCCAGCGGCCGCTACGACGGTGCCTCGCGCTTGGCTGCCGGTAACAAGTGGGATTTTTTTCCCTCGGTAGCCTTGGGTTGGAACATCGCCGATGAGGTTTTCTTGAAAGACGTTACCAAGCTAACGCAGCTAAAGCTGCGTGCCAGCTACGGCGTATCGGGCAACTACTCCATTGCGCCCTACGGCACGCAGAGCGTGCTGTTTGCCAACCCGCGCCTAGCCCTCGGCGACGTGCCGGCCCAGACCTATCAGTTCCTACCCACGGTAGGCAATCCCAACCTGGGCTGGGAAAAATCAGCTACGTTGGACCTGGGTCTGGACTTTGGCCTATTCGGCAACCGCCTGACGGGTACGTTCGACTACTACGATACCCGCACGTCTGATATTCTGTTGCTGCGCCCGCTGCCCATTTCCTCGGGTGTGTCGAACGTGTATGAGAACATTGGGGCCACGCGCAACCGCGGCGTCGAGCTAGCAATTACCTCGCAAAACATTGCCAACGATAACTTTAAGTGGTCGACTACCCTCACCTTCACCCGCAACAAGGAGGAAATCACCAAGCTGATTGACGGCCGCGACATTATTGCCACAAGCGGACCCGAAACCAACTCACTGCTGCTGGGCCGCCCCATTCGCTCGTTCTACACCTACGAGAAGCTGGGCATCTGGCAAACCAGCGAGGCCGACGAAGCCGCCCGGTACAAGGTAGGCAACTACACCTTCCAGCCCGGCGACATCAAGCTGGCCGATCTGAACGGTGACTTCGTGATTGATGCCAACGACCAGAAATACATTGGCTCGACTGTGCCGAAGTGGGTGGCAGGCTTGCAAAACAATTTCTCCTACCGCGGCTTCGATCTGAACGTGTTTGCCGTGGCCCGCTATGGGCAGATGATCAACGCGCAGTTCCTGGGGCGCTACAACCCTGCGGGCTCCGGCAACGGCCCGGCCATCATCGACTACTGGACGCCGGAAAACCCCTCCAACGACTTTCCGCGGCCACGCCGGGGCACCTCACTTAGCTCGTATGCGGGCTACACCGGCTACCAGGCCCTGAACTTCATCGACGGCTCTTTCTTTAAAATCCGGACGCTGACACTGGGCTATAACATTCCCAAAACCATTGCTGGCAAAGCCCTGCTCGAAAATGCCCGCGTGTACGTGACGGGCTCCAACTTGCTGGTGCTTTCTAAAAGCCGCCTGATTAAGGACTACGACCCGGAGCGCGGCGGCGACGAATCGACGCCGTTGAGCCGGCAGATTGTAGTAGGTGTGAACCTGGGCTTTTAA
- a CDS encoding RagB/SusD family nutrient uptake outer membrane protein, with amino-acid sequence MKFLTPTRLGRVLLIGALGLGACNDLEEYNPSNATADTVWTTPEGFVTAVNGAYFEQRNWYGKEDGVFMGESGTDLWYNSSKSTYASQLTQYVGLTPLQGNPNRAAWTLLWRAINICNAGINRIGDAGFTNATVRNQREGELRFLRAFYYWHVVETWGGVMLRTQETQDPVLTAVRSSIPEFYDLIISDLQFATENLPVSWGNEYSRATKKAAMGFLARAYLSRAYYDGGQEYFARARDAANDVIARKSELRTDLRTSYADLWNPANNKTLGRDGGEALYVVSNSTDPSLNVDNNGNRLFQVFQTQYSNKPGLQLSLDYGFENNRRLMPTLTLLDLYNEQRDSRYDGSFQEVWIANRAYTWTAADVATYQKDASLVGRQMRVGDTAMVITKRALPNKSTKPYVVYDRNDVYLPNGTIRNGLNFVTLRKFRDPDRSAPNVQAGSKDVVVMRLAEMYLISAEAENRLGNNAAAATMINVLRTRAAKKTPVNYTAAMQVTAADITPDFILDERARELAGEHLRWFDVKRTKNGQNFVNYIKQRNPDITQVQDYHRLRPVRQEELNALTNGSEFGQNPGY; translated from the coding sequence ATGAAATTTCTCACCCCCACACGACTAGGACGCGTGCTGCTGATCGGGGCCCTGGGCCTGGGCGCTTGCAACGACCTGGAAGAATATAATCCCTCCAACGCCACCGCCGATACGGTGTGGACTACCCCCGAAGGCTTCGTAACGGCCGTGAATGGTGCCTACTTCGAGCAGCGCAACTGGTACGGCAAAGAAGATGGCGTCTTCATGGGCGAGTCGGGCACCGACTTATGGTATAATAGCAGCAAGAGCACTTACGCCAGTCAGCTCACCCAATACGTCGGCCTGACGCCCCTGCAAGGCAACCCCAACCGCGCCGCCTGGACGCTGCTCTGGCGAGCCATTAACATCTGCAACGCCGGCATCAACCGCATCGGCGACGCGGGCTTCACCAACGCCACGGTGCGTAACCAGCGGGAAGGCGAGTTGCGCTTCCTGCGGGCCTTCTACTACTGGCACGTGGTAGAAACCTGGGGTGGCGTGATGCTGCGCACTCAGGAAACCCAAGACCCTGTGCTGACGGCCGTGCGTAGCTCGATACCGGAGTTCTACGACTTGATTATCAGTGACCTGCAGTTTGCGACTGAAAATCTGCCCGTGAGCTGGGGCAATGAGTACAGCCGCGCCACCAAAAAGGCCGCTATGGGCTTTTTGGCGCGGGCCTACCTGTCGCGGGCGTACTACGATGGGGGGCAGGAGTATTTCGCCCGCGCCCGCGACGCGGCCAACGACGTGATTGCGCGCAAAAGCGAGCTGCGCACCGACCTGCGCACCAGCTACGCCGACCTCTGGAACCCGGCCAACAACAAAACGCTGGGCCGCGACGGGGGCGAGGCGCTCTACGTGGTGAGCAACTCCACCGACCCCAGCCTGAACGTGGACAACAACGGCAACCGTCTGTTTCAGGTGTTTCAGACGCAGTACAGCAACAAGCCGGGGCTGCAGCTCAGCCTGGACTACGGCTTTGAGAACAACCGCCGCCTGATGCCTACCCTCACGCTGCTCGACCTCTACAATGAGCAGCGCGACAGTCGCTACGACGGCTCGTTTCAGGAGGTGTGGATAGCCAACCGGGCCTATACCTGGACCGCTGCCGATGTTGCTACCTACCAGAAAGACGCCAGCCTTGTGGGCCGGCAGATGCGCGTGGGCGATACAGCCATGGTCATCACCAAAAGAGCCCTGCCCAATAAAAGCACGAAGCCCTACGTGGTGTACGACCGCAACGACGTGTACCTACCCAACGGCACCATCCGCAACGGCCTGAACTTCGTGACGCTGCGCAAATTCCGCGACCCCGACCGCTCGGCGCCCAACGTGCAAGCCGGTAGCAAAGACGTGGTGGTGATGCGCCTGGCCGAGATGTACCTGATTTCGGCCGAGGCTGAAAACCGCTTGGGCAACAATGCCGCTGCCGCCACCATGATCAACGTGCTGCGCACCCGCGCCGCCAAGAAAACCCCCGTGAACTACACGGCCGCCATGCAGGTGACAGCCGCCGACATCACCCCCGATTTCATCCTGGACGAGCGCGCCCGCGAATTAGCTGGCGAGCATCTCCGCTGGTTCGACGTGAAGCGCACCAAGAACGGGCAGAACTTCGTGAACTACATCAAGCAGCGCAACCCCGACATTACGCAGGTGCAGGACTACCACCGCCTGCGGCCCGTCCGGCAAGAGGAGCTAAACGCCCTCACCAACGGATCGGAATTCGGACAGAATCCGGGATACTAA
- a CDS encoding sialate O-acetylesterase, which yields MPPWLPLSFSERGPGSEAPRLLTLLLFALLSTLPAAHARIALPRILGHSMVLQRERPVPIWGTAAPGEAVTVQFAGQQQRTTANAAGHWQVLLQPLRASATPAELTISGPANTIRLHDVLVGEVWLASGQSNMEYTMRKNSKVTRPNVPGQNPVDELDYAHNPAIRIFLVNRKTLARPDSTHRNWSIAQDSALRAFSAAAYFFAKELHQQLQVPVGVISSAVPGSRIEPWVAEAAFAKDPVFGGQKIDGDPGKFYESMIEPLAPFALRGFLWYQGESSCYLAETTTYTQKMRTLISSWRSTWHDADLPFYYVSLAPFHYSQEKAQVPLTRETLPRLREAQAAALQIPHTGMIETTDLATAEGGIHPGFKWEIGRRLALQALRHTYKKKEVVADGPVFDHLKVRGRKAVVYFQSLSAPLVSQDNKPLTHFEVAGPDGVFHPAQARIKGKQVEVQSDAVKHPTSVRFGWDELAQPNLFAGGLPARPFRSNKPADVVSAR from the coding sequence GTGCCGCCGTGGCTCCCCCTCTCCTTTTCGGAGAGGGGGCCGGGGAGTGAGGCACCCCGCCTGCTGACGTTGCTCCTCTTTGCTCTACTCAGCACCCTACCCGCCGCTCACGCCCGCATCGCCCTACCCCGCATCCTGGGCCATAGCATGGTGTTGCAGCGCGAAAGGCCGGTGCCCATCTGGGGAACGGCCGCGCCCGGCGAGGCCGTAACGGTGCAGTTTGCTGGCCAGCAGCAGCGCACCACCGCCAATGCCGCCGGGCACTGGCAGGTACTGCTGCAACCGCTAAGAGCCTCCGCCACGCCGGCTGAGCTGACCATTAGCGGCCCTGCCAACACCATCCGCTTGCACGACGTGCTGGTAGGCGAGGTGTGGCTGGCCTCGGGGCAGTCGAACATGGAGTACACGATGCGCAAAAACAGCAAGGTGACCCGCCCCAACGTGCCCGGCCAAAACCCCGTGGACGAACTGGACTACGCCCACAACCCAGCCATCCGCATCTTTCTAGTGAACCGTAAAACCCTGGCTCGCCCCGATTCCACACACCGAAACTGGAGCATTGCCCAGGACTCGGCGCTTCGGGCGTTTTCGGCGGCGGCGTATTTCTTTGCCAAGGAGCTGCACCAGCAACTGCAGGTGCCGGTGGGCGTTATTTCGTCGGCGGTGCCGGGCAGCCGCATCGAGCCGTGGGTGGCCGAGGCGGCGTTTGCAAAAGACCCGGTGTTTGGTGGGCAAAAGATAGACGGCGACCCAGGCAAGTTTTACGAATCCATGATTGAGCCGCTGGCGCCGTTTGCCCTGCGCGGCTTTCTATGGTACCAGGGTGAAAGCAGCTGCTATCTGGCCGAAACTACCACCTATACTCAGAAAATGCGCACGCTCATCAGCAGCTGGCGCTCAACCTGGCACGACGCCGACCTGCCGTTCTATTACGTGTCGCTGGCGCCGTTTCACTACTCCCAGGAAAAGGCCCAGGTGCCACTCACCCGCGAAACCCTACCCCGCCTCCGGGAAGCGCAGGCCGCTGCTCTGCAAATTCCGCATACGGGTATGATAGAGACAACCGATCTGGCTACGGCTGAAGGGGGTATTCACCCCGGCTTCAAATGGGAAATAGGCAGACGCCTGGCCTTGCAGGCACTCCGCCATACCTATAAGAAAAAGGAGGTAGTGGCCGACGGCCCCGTATTTGACCATCTGAAAGTGCGCGGCCGCAAGGCTGTGGTGTATTTCCAGTCCTTGTCCGCTCCCCTGGTCAGCCAGGATAACAAGCCTCTCACGCACTTCGAGGTAGCCGGCCCGGATGGCGTATTTCACCCGGCGCAGGCCCGCATCAAGGGTAAGCAGGTAGAGGTGCAGTCCGACGCCGTGAAGCACCCTACATCCGTGCGCTTCGGCTGGGACGAGCTGGCCCAACCTAACCTGTTTGCCGGCGGCCTACCCGCCCGCCCTTTCCGCTCCAACAAGCCTGCTGACGTAGTGAGTGCACGCTAA
- a CDS encoding DUF6298 domain-containing protein translates to MPKFPLLSLLLFLSTAGPLAAQKKPKPTPPPPPVANSKEGKLVYTADSLGNRIPDFSYCGYQAGNQAIPLVPARVVVPAKAGDATARIQAALNYVAGLPMGKDGFRGAVVLEKGRFEVAGRLWMRASGVVLRGSGMQEGGTLLVGTTYSRDHLITATGRDDRRLEKPQPVTDKYVPVNARTVHVATPAAFKVGDRVLVQRPSTAEWIAKLGTQAFGGGESALGWKPGQRELAWDRQVVAIDANGLTLDAPITTALDQQYGGGTVARYTWPGLLTRVGIENLALESTFDQANPKDEAHRWMAVVLDNVQDVWVRQMAFRHFAGSAVLAHTNTRRLTVEDCISTEPVSEIGGERRYTFLTKGQQTLFQRLYAEQGYHDFAVGYCAAGPNAFVQCDSELPYSFSGAIDSWASGTLFDIVKVDGNALRFGNRGQDGNGAGWAAANSVFWQCSAARVDCYRPPTAQNWAFGTWAQFAGDGYWNQSNEHINPRSLYYAQLKERLGETSVDGRAVLLPMETEASSSPPVSVAQELTKLAQQPAPTLLAFIKEAPTRQPLTASSSAVSVDKLKTKTAPTLANAPAMQLRNGLVVRGDAVVLGQHQQVPWWNGSARPYGLPKAKPHVTRFVPGMTGQGLTDDLDDMTDSLRNDNIVALAHNYGLWYERRRDDHERIRRMDGEVWPPFYELPFARSGQGTAWDGLSKYDLTKYNKWYWNRLARFAELADQKSLVLLHNHYFQHNIIEAGAHYADFPWRPANNINNTGFPEPVPYAGDKRIFLAEQFYDVNDPARRPLHQAYIRQCLNNFVGKTGVIHLIGEEFTGPLAFVQFWLDTVKEWEAETGQHPLIALSTTKDVQDAILADPARAAVVDVIDINYWHYQENGTAYAPQGGLNLAPRQHARLLKPKRSSFEQVYRAVREYRQQFPDKAVLYSADGADAHGWAVLLAGGSLASIPRVTDTRFADAVATMTPVAGLPAGQWALSDNKTGLLLYHEGKGPTQLDLSQLKGTYVVHRINPKTGQIASKKETVKGGKLTTLSSVGNGAEVIWLAKK, encoded by the coding sequence GTGCCCAAGTTTCCCCTCCTCTCTCTCCTCCTGTTCCTGAGCACCGCCGGACCACTGGCGGCGCAGAAGAAACCCAAGCCTACCCCTCCTCCGCCACCCGTTGCCAACAGCAAAGAGGGTAAGCTCGTCTACACCGCCGACTCGCTCGGCAACCGCATACCAGACTTTTCCTACTGCGGTTACCAGGCTGGCAACCAAGCTATTCCGTTAGTACCCGCGCGGGTGGTAGTGCCTGCCAAAGCTGGGGATGCTACCGCCCGCATTCAGGCGGCATTAAATTATGTGGCCGGTTTGCCCATGGGGAAAGATGGTTTCCGAGGGGCAGTAGTGCTGGAGAAAGGACGGTTTGAGGTAGCGGGCCGCTTATGGATGCGCGCTTCGGGCGTGGTATTGCGCGGCAGTGGGATGCAGGAAGGCGGTACGCTGCTCGTGGGCACCACCTACAGCCGCGACCATCTCATCACGGCCACCGGCCGCGACGACCGGCGCTTGGAAAAGCCACAGCCTGTTACCGACAAATACGTGCCCGTAAATGCCCGCACTGTGCACGTGGCCACCCCTGCCGCCTTCAAGGTAGGCGACCGGGTGCTGGTGCAGCGCCCCTCCACCGCCGAATGGATTGCCAAGCTCGGCACGCAAGCCTTTGGCGGGGGCGAGTCGGCATTGGGGTGGAAGCCAGGGCAGCGCGAGCTGGCCTGGGACCGGCAGGTAGTGGCCATCGACGCCAACGGCCTCACGCTGGACGCGCCCATCACCACGGCCCTCGACCAGCAGTATGGCGGCGGCACCGTGGCCCGCTATACCTGGCCGGGCCTGCTCACGAGGGTAGGCATTGAGAATCTAGCCTTGGAATCAACCTTTGACCAGGCAAACCCTAAGGACGAGGCGCACCGCTGGATGGCCGTGGTGCTGGATAACGTGCAAGATGTCTGGGTGCGGCAGATGGCGTTTCGGCACTTTGCCGGCTCGGCTGTACTAGCCCATACCAATACTCGCCGCCTGACCGTGGAAGACTGCATTTCGACGGAACCCGTCTCGGAAATTGGGGGTGAGCGTCGCTATACCTTCCTTACCAAAGGCCAACAAACGCTGTTTCAGCGGCTCTACGCCGAGCAAGGCTACCACGATTTTGCAGTGGGCTACTGCGCAGCTGGTCCCAACGCCTTCGTGCAGTGCGACTCGGAGTTACCCTACAGCTTCAGCGGCGCCATTGACAGTTGGGCCTCGGGTACCTTGTTTGATATTGTGAAGGTAGACGGCAACGCCCTGCGCTTCGGCAACCGCGGGCAGGATGGCAATGGCGCCGGCTGGGCCGCCGCCAACAGCGTATTCTGGCAATGCAGCGCCGCCCGCGTGGATTGCTACCGACCGCCCACGGCCCAAAACTGGGCGTTTGGCACTTGGGCACAATTTGCTGGCGACGGTTACTGGAATCAGTCCAACGAGCATATCAACCCGCGCAGCCTCTACTACGCTCAACTGAAAGAACGCCTGGGTGAAACCTCTGTGGATGGCCGCGCCGTGTTGCTGCCCATGGAAACCGAGGCGTCCAGCAGTCCGCCCGTATCGGTGGCGCAGGAGCTGACCAAGCTGGCGCAGCAGCCCGCCCCTACCCTACTGGCATTCATTAAGGAAGCACCTACCCGCCAGCCGCTTACCGCTTCAAGCTCAGCCGTTAGCGTTGATAAACTGAAAACAAAAACCGCCCCTACCCTCGCCAACGCGCCGGCCATGCAGCTGCGCAACGGGCTGGTAGTGCGTGGCGATGCTGTGGTGTTGGGCCAACACCAGCAGGTGCCGTGGTGGAATGGCAGCGCCCGTCCCTACGGCCTACCTAAGGCCAAACCGCACGTGACGCGCTTCGTGCCAGGCATGACTGGGCAGGGTCTCACCGACGACCTCGACGACATGACCGACTCGCTCCGCAATGACAACATTGTGGCCCTGGCCCACAACTACGGCCTGTGGTACGAGCGCCGCCGCGATGACCACGAGCGCATTCGGCGGATGGACGGGGAGGTGTGGCCGCCGTTCTACGAGCTACCCTTTGCCCGCAGCGGCCAGGGCACGGCCTGGGATGGCCTCAGCAAATACGACCTCACCAAGTACAATAAGTGGTACTGGAACCGCCTGGCGCGCTTCGCGGAGCTGGCCGATCAGAAAAGCCTGGTGCTGCTGCACAACCACTACTTCCAACACAACATCATCGAGGCCGGGGCGCACTATGCTGACTTCCCGTGGCGGCCGGCCAATAACATCAACAACACTGGCTTTCCGGAGCCTGTGCCCTATGCCGGCGACAAGCGCATCTTCCTGGCTGAGCAGTTTTACGACGTGAATGACCCCGCACGCCGGCCCTTGCACCAGGCGTATATCCGGCAGTGCCTCAACAACTTTGTAGGTAAAACGGGGGTAATTCATCTAATTGGCGAAGAATTTACCGGTCCGCTGGCCTTCGTGCAGTTCTGGTTGGATACGGTGAAAGAGTGGGAGGCCGAAACCGGCCAGCACCCACTCATTGCCCTCAGCACCACCAAAGACGTGCAGGACGCAATCCTAGCCGACCCCGCCCGCGCCGCCGTGGTCGACGTTATCGACATCAACTATTGGCACTACCAGGAAAACGGTACCGCCTACGCCCCGCAGGGTGGCCTGAACCTGGCCCCGCGCCAGCACGCCCGCCTGCTCAAGCCTAAGCGCAGCTCCTTCGAGCAAGTGTACCGGGCCGTGCGCGAGTACCGCCAGCAGTTCCCCGACAAAGCCGTGCTCTACTCCGCCGACGGCGCCGACGCCCACGGCTGGGCCGTCCTACTAGCTGGTGGCTCCCTGGCCAGCATCCCCCGCGTAACCGACACCCGTTTTGCCGATGCCGTAGCCACTATGACGCCCGTAGCCGGCCTCCCCGCCGGCCAGTGGGCTCTATCCGACAACAAAACCGGTCTGCTGCTCTATCACGAGGGCAAAGGTCCTACCCAGCTTGACCTCTCACAGTTAAAAGGCACCTATGTGGTGCACCGCATCAACCCCAAAACCGGCCAGATTGCCAGCAAAAAGGAAACGGTGAAGGGCGGCAAACTGACCACCCTCTCCAGCGTTGGGAACGGAGCCGAGGTCATTTGGCTTGCGAAGAAATGA
- a CDS encoding pectate lyase family protein, with protein sequence MNKYAASFLASVALLSLPQVVRAQYPQIPADIQKASKELMDEAERQSNIAWAKAYPIIQKEAREGKPYIPWAGRPIDLPQSPILAFPGAEGGGAYSFGGRGGKVIVVTSLEDRGPGTLREACEQGGARTIVFNVAGIIRLKSPLIIRAPYVTIAGQTAPGDGVCVAGESVWINTHDVIVRYMRFRRGETNVGRRDDAIGGNPVGNIMIDHVSASWGLDENMSMYRHMYNDSTGAIEQKLPTVNITIQNSIFSEALDTWNHAFGSTLGGENCTFIRNMWADNAGRNPSIGWFGVFNFVNNVVFNWVHRSTDGGDYRAMYNIVNNYYKPGPQTPMDSPLAYRILKPESGRSKLGYLTFGRAYVAGNIVEGNEKVTKDNWDGGVQVEDMPNTGKYREQIKWDKPLPMAGVTLLTAEKAYDYVLENAGATLPKRDPVDVRIAKQVRTGKIEYDPNVKLPETQFKHRRLPIDSYKNGIITDINQVGGYPTYAGTPYKDSDKDGMPDDYEKKHRLNPNDPSDASKVAGKDGYTNIEVYLNSVVELKEVKPKSSVMLTRVD encoded by the coding sequence ATGAATAAATACGCCGCTTCTTTTCTTGCTTCCGTTGCCCTGCTGTCGCTGCCTCAGGTGGTGCGGGCGCAGTACCCCCAGATTCCGGCTGACATCCAGAAAGCCAGCAAGGAACTGATGGATGAGGCCGAGCGCCAGTCGAACATCGCCTGGGCCAAGGCCTACCCCATCATCCAGAAAGAAGCCCGCGAGGGCAAGCCCTACATTCCGTGGGCGGGCCGCCCCATCGACCTGCCCCAGTCGCCGATTCTGGCGTTTCCGGGCGCAGAGGGCGGCGGCGCGTACAGCTTTGGCGGACGCGGCGGTAAAGTAATCGTGGTGACTAGCCTAGAGGACCGCGGCCCCGGCACCCTGCGCGAGGCCTGCGAGCAAGGCGGCGCACGCACGATTGTATTCAACGTGGCGGGCATCATTCGGCTGAAGAGCCCCCTCATCATTCGGGCGCCCTACGTGACCATAGCGGGCCAAACCGCGCCCGGCGACGGGGTATGCGTGGCCGGCGAGTCGGTATGGATTAACACCCATGACGTAATTGTGCGCTACATGCGCTTCCGTCGGGGCGAAACCAATGTGGGCCGCCGCGACGATGCCATTGGGGGCAACCCCGTCGGCAACATCATGATTGACCACGTATCGGCCTCGTGGGGGCTGGATGAAAACATGTCGATGTACCGTCACATGTATAATGATAGCACCGGGGCTATTGAGCAGAAGCTGCCTACGGTGAACATCACCATTCAGAACTCCATTTTCTCGGAAGCCCTGGACACCTGGAACCACGCGTTCGGGAGCACGCTGGGCGGTGAGAACTGCACCTTTATCCGCAACATGTGGGCGGATAATGCCGGCCGCAACCCCTCGATTGGCTGGTTTGGAGTGTTCAACTTTGTGAACAACGTGGTATTCAACTGGGTGCACCGCTCCACCGATGGAGGCGACTACCGGGCCATGTACAACATCGTGAACAACTACTACAAGCCCGGCCCCCAAACGCCGATGGATTCACCGCTGGCCTACCGCATTCTGAAGCCCGAATCTGGCCGTAGCAAACTGGGCTACCTCACCTTCGGCCGCGCCTACGTGGCCGGCAATATTGTGGAAGGCAACGAGAAAGTAACCAAGGACAATTGGGACGGCGGCGTGCAGGTGGAAGACATGCCCAACACGGGCAAATACCGCGAGCAGATCAAGTGGGACAAGCCCCTACCCATGGCTGGCGTGACGCTCCTGACGGCCGAAAAAGCCTACGACTACGTGCTCGAAAACGCCGGCGCTACCCTACCCAAGCGCGACCCGGTAGATGTGCGCATCGCCAAGCAGGTCCGCACCGGCAAGATTGAGTATGACCCCAACGTGAAGCTGCCCGAGACGCAGTTCAAGCACCGCCGCCTACCCATCGATTCGTACAAAAACGGCATCATCACTGATATCAATCAGGTAGGGGGCTACCCCACCTACGCCGGCACGCCTTACAAGGACTCGGACAAAGACGGCATGCCCGACGACTACGAAAAGAAGCATCGCCTGAACCCCAACGACCCTTCCGACGCCAGCAAAGTGGCCGGCAAAGACGGCTACACTAACATCGAAGTCTACCTCAATAGCGTGGTAGAGCTGAAGGAAGTGAAGCCGAAATCGTCGGTGATGCTGACGCGGGTGGACTAG